A part of Pirellulales bacterium genomic DNA contains:
- a CDS encoding toxin-antitoxin system YwqK family antitoxin encodes MIKAVLIFATAFALGDQQVVEEKAADGSIKARREMAEDTRGHWTLHGLETIFQVGGIKTSETAYRYGVKDGPWREFYRSGTVKVEGAYHNDKKEGPEVRYSDSGDRTSEIHYRAGVREGKTRSWVGQHPVVDANYKDNQLDGAYQEWHVNGNPKVARTYRDGEVDGRERRWYDDGKPHVDVNYKSGKKDGDYRRWHSNGNLEIATTYKNDKENGTYDEWYRDGEPKLHMELIDGQLQGVMKEWYDEEDHHNLKSERHFRNGKAHGKQITFHPNGTKKFAADAADGRREGAWTEWYDNGQVRAAGHFYQDQYHGEIDYWHKNGLPWAINYYYRGKPTGHWTEWDEEGNVVEDRDNP; translated from the coding sequence ATGATCAAAGCTGTATTGATTTTTGCAACGGCCTTTGCCTTAGGCGATCAGCAAGTTGTCGAAGAGAAAGCCGCGGACGGCTCGATCAAAGCACGCCGCGAGATGGCCGAAGACACACGTGGCCACTGGACGCTACACGGCCTGGAAACGATTTTCCAGGTTGGTGGCATCAAGACCTCGGAGACCGCCTATCGTTACGGTGTAAAAGACGGTCCCTGGCGAGAGTTTTATCGTAGCGGCACCGTGAAAGTCGAAGGCGCCTACCACAACGACAAGAAGGAAGGCCCCGAAGTCCGCTATTCGGACTCGGGCGACCGCACCAGTGAAATTCACTATCGTGCCGGCGTACGAGAAGGTAAGACGCGCTCTTGGGTTGGGCAGCACCCCGTCGTGGACGCCAACTACAAGGACAATCAACTCGACGGCGCTTACCAAGAGTGGCACGTCAATGGCAATCCCAAAGTCGCTCGAACGTACCGCGATGGCGAAGTCGATGGCCGAGAACGCCGCTGGTACGACGACGGTAAGCCACACGTCGACGTGAACTACAAATCGGGAAAGAAAGACGGCGACTATCGTCGGTGGCATTCCAATGGCAATTTAGAGATTGCGACCACCTACAAAAACGACAAGGAAAACGGAACCTACGACGAGTGGTATCGCGATGGCGAGCCTAAACTGCACATGGAACTCATCGACGGCCAGCTACAAGGAGTGATGAAAGAGTGGTACGACGAAGAAGATCACCATAATTTGAAGTCGGAACGCCATTTCCGCAACGGCAAAGCCCACGGCAAGCAGATCACTTTTCATCCCAACGGCACGAAAAAGTTCGCAGCCGATGCCGCCGATGGCCGCCGCGAAGGCGCATGGACCGAATGGTATGACAATGGTCAGGTGCGCGCTGCCGGGCATTTCTATCAAGATCAGTACCATGGTGAAATCGACTATTGGCACAAAAACGGTCTTCCCTGGGCGATCAACTACTATTACCGCGGCAAGCCGACGGGACACTGGACCGAATGGGACGAAGAGGGCAACGTCGTCGAAGATCGAGACAATCCATAG